In Zobellia roscoffensis, the following are encoded in one genomic region:
- a CDS encoding bifunctional folylpolyglutamate synthase/dihydrofolate synthase, translating to MTYQETLDWMFGQLPMYQQKGKVAFNAKLNGIKQFTAHLHNPETKFKSIHVAGTNGKGSSSHMLASILQEAGYKVGLYTSPHLKDFRERIRINGECVAENFVVEFIARNQSFFENNHLSFFEMTVGMAFDYFAKEKVDVAVIEVGLGGRLDSTNIITPEVSLITNIGFDHTDMLGDTLPKIAFEKAGIIKENVTVVISEFQRETAETFQNVAELKNARLIYAEKEIDEVFETSLLGAYQEKNINGVLAVVRQLNNFSITHEQIRLGLLNVVQNTGLMGRWQQLQDSPKVICDTAHNKEGLSIVVNQVKKQKFKKLFFVLGFVKGKDLNAILPLFPKEAEYYFTSPQISRGLEVNELVDRAEEFGLTGKSFSTVKAAYDVALAEAGPQDFIFVGGSTFTVSEVI from the coding sequence GTGACCTATCAGGAAACTTTGGATTGGATGTTCGGGCAACTTCCAATGTATCAGCAAAAAGGTAAAGTTGCTTTTAATGCCAAACTTAATGGTATTAAACAATTTACTGCCCACCTGCATAATCCAGAAACGAAGTTTAAAAGTATTCACGTTGCTGGGACCAACGGAAAAGGTTCTAGTAGTCATATGTTGGCATCTATTCTTCAAGAAGCCGGTTATAAGGTTGGTTTGTATACTTCCCCTCACTTAAAAGATTTTCGGGAACGTATTCGTATAAATGGCGAATGCGTAGCTGAGAATTTCGTGGTTGAATTTATAGCCAGAAATCAATCTTTTTTTGAAAATAACCATTTGTCCTTTTTTGAAATGACCGTAGGTATGGCCTTTGACTATTTTGCTAAGGAAAAAGTTGATGTTGCCGTGATAGAGGTTGGTTTGGGAGGAAGGTTGGATTCTACTAATATTATTACTCCAGAGGTAAGTCTCATTACCAATATAGGATTTGATCATACGGATATGCTAGGCGATACTTTGCCTAAAATAGCTTTTGAGAAAGCGGGAATTATTAAAGAAAATGTTACTGTAGTGATTAGTGAATTTCAACGAGAGACTGCAGAAACTTTTCAAAATGTAGCTGAGTTAAAAAATGCCAGGCTCATATATGCCGAAAAGGAAATCGATGAGGTTTTTGAAACTTCGCTTTTAGGTGCGTATCAGGAAAAGAATATAAACGGAGTATTAGCTGTTGTAAGACAGCTGAACAATTTTTCCATAACTCATGAGCAAATACGCTTGGGGCTTCTTAATGTCGTCCAAAACACAGGTTTAATGGGTAGGTGGCAGCAACTGCAGGATAGCCCAAAGGTGATTTGTGATACGGCACATAATAAAGAAGGATTATCTATTGTGGTCAATCAGGTGAAGAAACAGAAATTTAAAAAATTATTTTTTGTCCTTGGTTTTGTAAAAGGCAAAGACTTAAATGCCATACTGCCATTGTTCCCGAAGGAAGCGGAATATTATTTTACGTCTCCTCAAATTTCTCGTGGATTAGAGGTTAATGAGTTGGTAGACAGGGCGGAGGAATTTGGTTTAACGGGTAAAAGTTTTTCCACGGTTAAGGCTGCGTATGATGTCGCTTTGGCAGAGGCCGGACCGCAAGATTTTATCTTCGTTGGTGGTAGTACGTTCACTGTTTCAGAAGTAATTTAA
- a CDS encoding acyl-CoA dehydrogenase family protein, producing the protein MDFSLSEEHLMIRQAARDFAQNELLPGVIERDDAQKFPAEQIKKLGELGFLGMMTDIKYNGSGMDTLSYVIAMEELSKVDASASVVVSVNNSLVCWGLEAFASEEQKQKYLTRLASGEVIGAFCLSEPEAGSDATSQKTTAIDKGDHYILNGTKNWITNGGTADTYLVIAQTDKEKGHKGINALIVEKGMPGFEIGPKENKLGIRGSDTHSLNFNDVKIPKENRIGEDGFGFKFAMKTLAGGRIGIAAQALGIAAGAYELALKYSKERKAFGTEIANHQAIAFKLADMHVQIEAARNLVYKSAWQKDQGLNYDLSGAIAKLYASKVAMDTTIEAVQIHGGNGFVKDYHVERLMRDAKITQIYEGTSEIQKIVISRSILKD; encoded by the coding sequence ATGGATTTCTCATTATCGGAAGAACATTTAATGATTAGGCAAGCCGCTCGTGATTTTGCACAAAATGAACTGCTGCCAGGCGTGATCGAAAGGGACGACGCTCAAAAATTCCCTGCGGAGCAAATTAAAAAGCTTGGAGAACTTGGTTTTCTAGGAATGATGACAGACATCAAGTATAATGGTAGTGGTATGGACACCCTATCTTATGTTATTGCAATGGAAGAACTCTCAAAAGTTGATGCATCAGCATCAGTTGTAGTTTCCGTGAACAATTCATTGGTTTGTTGGGGCCTGGAAGCTTTTGCAAGTGAAGAACAAAAACAAAAATACTTAACCCGCCTAGCTTCGGGAGAGGTTATAGGTGCATTCTGCCTTTCCGAGCCTGAAGCGGGTAGTGATGCTACTTCGCAAAAAACAACCGCTATAGACAAAGGAGACCATTATATATTGAATGGCACAAAAAACTGGATTACTAATGGCGGAACAGCTGACACATATTTGGTAATTGCACAAACAGACAAAGAAAAAGGACACAAAGGCATTAATGCTCTTATTGTTGAAAAAGGAATGCCCGGCTTTGAAATAGGACCAAAAGAAAACAAATTAGGCATCCGTGGTAGCGACACCCACTCCCTTAACTTTAACGATGTTAAAATTCCTAAAGAAAATAGAATAGGGGAAGATGGCTTTGGCTTTAAATTCGCTATGAAAACACTTGCCGGAGGACGCATAGGTATTGCCGCACAAGCTTTAGGTATTGCTGCAGGTGCTTATGAACTTGCCCTTAAATATTCAAAAGAAAGAAAAGCCTTTGGAACAGAAATAGCTAATCATCAAGCGATAGCTTTTAAATTGGCAGATATGCATGTGCAAATCGAAGCTGCAAGAAACTTAGTGTACAAATCTGCATGGCAAAAAGACCAAGGCCTTAATTACGACCTATCTGGGGCTATTGCTAAACTTTATGCCTCAAAAGTTGCTATGGACACTACTATAGAGGCCGTACAAATTCACGGAGGCAACGGTTTTGTTAAGGATTACCACGTAGAGCGCCTTATGAGAGATGCCAAGATAACGCAGATTTATGAAGGCACTTCTGAAATTCAAAAAATTGTAATTTCAAGAAGCATTCTAAAAGATTAG
- a CDS encoding ExbD/TolR family protein, which translates to MKLKGRNKVSPDFSMSSMTDIVFLLLIFFMLTANSPNALDLLLPKAKGKSTNTQNVSVSIDKNLQYYVNNEKINGEYIEIELKKALEGQDKPTIILRAEESVAIKEAVNVMDIANRNSYKVILAVRPD; encoded by the coding sequence ATGAAATTAAAGGGAAGAAACAAGGTTAGTCCGGATTTTAGCATGTCTTCTATGACAGATATTGTATTTCTGTTGTTGATATTTTTCATGCTTACTGCAAACTCACCCAATGCTTTAGATTTACTATTGCCTAAAGCAAAAGGAAAGTCTACAAATACACAAAACGTATCTGTAAGTATAGATAAGAACTTACAATACTACGTTAACAACGAGAAAATTAACGGAGAATACATAGAAATTGAACTAAAAAAGGCACTAGAAGGACAAGATAAACCCACTATTATTTTAAGGGCAGAAGAGAGCGTTGCCATCAAAGAAGCGGTTAACGTTATGGATATTGCCAATAGAAATAGTTATAAGGTAATCTTGGCTGTGCGACCAGATTAA
- a CDS encoding Glu/Leu/Phe/Val dehydrogenase, whose product MKELLQAYENKSPEIVFNWKDSETEAEGWTVINSLRGGAAGGGTRMREGLDMNEVLSLAKTMEVKFTVSGPPIGGAKSGINFNPKDPRKKGVLERWYHAVSPLLKSYYGTGGDLNVDEIHEVIPITEDAGVWHPQEGVFNGHFRPTEADKINRIGQLRLGVIKALENSNLSPEVSRKYTVADMITGYGVAEAVKHYYDIYGGNVVGKRAVIQGFGNVGSAAAYYLAQMGAKIVGIIDRAGGVINEDGFSFEEIKTFFLNKDGNNLMAGVDEMIPFEEINERIWSLQTEIFAPCAASRLVTKDQISSLIDAGLEVISCGANVPFADKEIFFGPIMEYTDGKVSLIPDFISNCGMARVFAYFMEKRVGIDDKLIFNDTSETIRKAILNTYKQNPSKENISQTAFEIALKQLI is encoded by the coding sequence ATGAAAGAGTTACTACAGGCATACGAGAATAAATCACCGGAAATAGTCTTTAATTGGAAAGACAGTGAGACCGAAGCAGAAGGTTGGACGGTCATAAATTCACTGAGAGGAGGAGCAGCAGGTGGCGGAACAAGAATGCGAGAAGGGTTGGATATGAACGAGGTGCTTTCGCTGGCAAAAACAATGGAAGTTAAATTTACGGTTTCCGGGCCACCAATTGGCGGAGCTAAATCGGGTATAAATTTTAACCCAAAGGATCCTAGGAAAAAAGGGGTCCTTGAACGCTGGTACCATGCAGTATCGCCTTTATTAAAAAGTTATTACGGTACAGGTGGGGATCTTAATGTAGACGAAATACACGAGGTTATACCTATTACGGAAGATGCTGGTGTTTGGCATCCGCAAGAAGGAGTTTTTAATGGTCACTTTAGGCCAACCGAAGCAGATAAAATTAATAGAATAGGACAATTGCGCCTTGGGGTGATAAAAGCTTTGGAGAATAGTAATCTGTCTCCGGAAGTATCTAGAAAATATACGGTTGCAGACATGATTACAGGTTACGGCGTTGCCGAAGCCGTAAAACATTATTATGATATTTACGGAGGTAATGTAGTAGGTAAAAGAGCGGTGATCCAGGGGTTTGGCAATGTAGGTAGTGCTGCAGCGTACTATTTGGCGCAAATGGGTGCTAAAATAGTTGGTATTATAGATCGCGCCGGAGGCGTAATCAATGAGGATGGATTTTCGTTTGAAGAAATTAAGACGTTTTTCCTTAATAAGGATGGTAATAATTTGATGGCAGGGGTGGATGAGATGATTCCTTTTGAGGAAATCAATGAACGCATCTGGTCCTTGCAAACAGAAATTTTTGCACCTTGCGCAGCGTCGCGGTTAGTAACCAAAGATCAAATAAGTAGTTTAATTGATGCGGGGTTGGAAGTTATTTCCTGCGGGGCAAATGTGCCTTTTGCGGATAAAGAGATTTTCTTCGGTCCCATAATGGAGTACACAGATGGTAAGGTAAGTTTAATACCTGATTTTATATCTAACTGTGGAATGGCTCGCGTTTTTGCCTACTTTATGGAAAAAAGAGTAGGTATTGATGATAAGCTTATTTTTAATGACACTTCGGAAACCATCCGAAAAGCTATCTTGAACACCTATAAACAAAATCCTTCAAAAGAGAATATCAGCCAAACGGCATTTGAAATTGCATTAAAACAACTAATATAA
- a CDS encoding MotA/TolQ/ExbB proton channel family protein, with the protein MMLFQDMAQDPAAADVMSEEKTLSVIDLIFNGGTGSVLIITVLFIMLFVALYIYFERIFAIKAASKIDSNFMNQIRDHVTNGKLEAAKLLCAQTDSPVARLTEKGVSRIGKPLDDINTAIENAGTLEVYKLEKNVSILATVAGAAPMIGFLGTVIGMILAFHEMATSGGQAEMGSLASGIYTAMTTTVAGLIVGIIAYIGYNHLVNRTDKVVHKMEANAVEFLDLLNEPL; encoded by the coding sequence ATGATGTTATTTCAAGATATGGCTCAAGATCCTGCAGCTGCGGATGTTATGTCAGAAGAGAAGACACTTTCCGTTATCGATTTGATATTCAATGGCGGTACAGGTAGTGTGCTCATTATAACGGTACTTTTTATTATGTTGTTCGTTGCACTCTATATTTACTTTGAGCGTATTTTTGCTATTAAGGCGGCCTCAAAGATAGATAGCAACTTTATGAACCAAATTCGGGATCATGTTACCAACGGTAAATTGGAGGCTGCAAAGTTACTTTGTGCGCAGACTGATTCTCCAGTAGCAAGATTAACCGAAAAAGGAGTTTCCCGTATTGGAAAGCCATTGGATGATATCAATACGGCTATTGAAAATGCTGGTACCTTGGAAGTTTATAAATTGGAGAAGAACGTGAGTATTTTGGCAACTGTTGCCGGTGCTGCACCAATGATCGGGTTCTTAGGAACTGTAATTGGTATGATTTTAGCATTCCATGAAATGGCTACAAGTGGAGGTCAGGCCGAAATGGGCTCGTTGGCTTCAGGTATCTATACTGCAATGACTACTACCGTTGCGGGACTTATTGTTGGTATTATAGCGTATATAGGATATAACCACCTTGTGAACAGAACCGATAAAGTGGTTCATAAAATGGAGGCTAATGCCGTAGAGTTTTTAGACTTGTTGAACGAACCTTTGTAA
- a CDS encoding mechanosensitive ion channel family protein encodes MDKVSEWKNLTFNTLSSIVTDIASALPNILGAIVILLIGWAISKIVRFILKKVFKIAQLSKVSDKINEAKLFGDSNVKIDIEKVLLQFVKYILLLVFIIVAADIVELTIISQEIANLLRYLPILLSAMVIFMIGLYAAKLIKSALKGVFDSMGFGGGKLVSSIVFYIIVIFVTITSLNQAGIDTSMFTSNFTLILGAFLLAFALGLGLGSRNVVESLLKTFYARKSYAAGDKIKFADIEGTIVAIDSITVTLNTKEGKLIVPIKEIVENRVKLE; translated from the coding sequence ATGGATAAAGTTTCAGAGTGGAAAAATTTAACCTTTAATACCTTAAGTTCTATTGTAACAGATATAGCTTCAGCTTTGCCTAATATCTTAGGGGCTATAGTAATTTTGTTAATAGGGTGGGCTATAAGTAAAATAGTGCGTTTTATTTTGAAAAAGGTCTTCAAGATTGCGCAGTTAAGTAAGGTTTCGGATAAAATAAATGAAGCAAAGCTGTTTGGAGATAGCAATGTAAAAATTGATATAGAAAAGGTCTTACTTCAATTTGTGAAGTATATTCTTTTGCTTGTTTTTATTATTGTGGCAGCAGATATTGTAGAGCTGACTATCATCTCACAGGAGATTGCCAATCTATTACGTTATTTGCCGATTTTGCTAAGTGCAATGGTCATTTTTATGATCGGACTGTACGCTGCTAAACTTATTAAATCTGCATTAAAGGGTGTTTTTGACTCTATGGGTTTTGGCGGTGGAAAGCTGGTTAGTAGTATTGTTTTCTATATTATCGTAATTTTTGTAACTATTACGTCATTGAACCAAGCGGGCATAGATACTTCTATGTTTACGAGTAACTTTACACTTATATTAGGCGCCTTCTTATTGGCCTTTGCTCTAGGATTAGGGCTAGGTTCTAGAAATGTAGTGGAAAGCCTTTTGAAAACCTTTTATGCAAGGAAAAGTTATGCTGCCGGAGATAAGATTAAATTTGCGGATATAGAAGGTACTATAGTAGCTATAGATAGTATTACAGTAACTCTTAATACAAAGGAAGGTAAGTTAATAGTGCCTATAAAGGAGATTGTAGAAAACCGTGTTAAGTTAGAGTAA
- a CDS encoding energy transducer TonB: MSFLDTRHKKKSFTLTTFLLSVLLLVLFYIGLTYMDPPIENGISVNFGTTDFGSGAVQPKDKIRSEPVETPPVEPSKQEEVVEEIEEVVEDAPEEVVVEEAPAEKVLTQENEESIKIKKAQEAKKKAEEAEKAAKKKAEDAQKKAKAKAVKKAQEKKAAEEKARKEQEAKKKKLDALIGGISKSDGNASGSEGDDNRAGDKGQSDGDPYATSYYGSPGSGSGTGGYGLNGRSLVGKGQVKQQCNEEGRVVVKIIVDRNGNVISATPGVKGTTNNSQCLLDPAKKTAFKHKWNLDSNAPSQQVGFVVVNFKLGE, from the coding sequence ATGTCATTCCTAGACACGAGACACAAAAAAAAATCATTCACACTTACTACTTTTCTGCTAAGTGTGCTTTTGCTTGTATTGTTCTATATAGGCCTTACCTATATGGACCCACCTATCGAAAACGGGATTTCCGTTAATTTCGGTACTACAGACTTTGGTAGTGGTGCGGTACAACCAAAAGATAAAATTCGTTCAGAACCGGTTGAAACCCCACCAGTAGAACCTTCAAAACAAGAAGAAGTTGTTGAAGAGATAGAGGAGGTTGTAGAAGATGCGCCCGAGGAAGTAGTTGTAGAAGAGGCACCTGCAGAAAAGGTGTTGACGCAAGAGAACGAGGAATCCATTAAAATTAAAAAAGCACAAGAAGCTAAAAAGAAAGCTGAAGAAGCGGAGAAGGCTGCCAAGAAAAAAGCGGAAGATGCTCAGAAAAAAGCCAAGGCCAAAGCTGTAAAAAAAGCTCAAGAAAAGAAAGCTGCTGAAGAGAAGGCTCGTAAAGAGCAAGAAGCTAAAAAGAAAAAGCTAGATGCCCTTATTGGTGGTATCAGTAAATCTGATGGTAATGCTTCAGGTAGTGAAGGTGATGATAACAGAGCGGGAGACAAAGGTCAATCAGATGGTGACCCTTATGCAACAAGTTATTACGGTAGCCCTGGTTCTGGAAGCGGAACAGGAGGATATGGACTTAATGGCCGTTCTTTGGTCGGTAAAGGTCAGGTAAAGCAGCAATGTAATGAAGAAGGTAGGGTAGTGGTGAAAATCATAGTAGACCGAAACGGGAACGTTATTAGTGCTACACCAGGTGTTAAGGGGACTACGAATAATAGTCAATGCCTGTTAGATCCAGCAAAGAAAACCGCTTTCAAGCATAAATGGAATCTGGATTCCAATGCGCCAAGTCAGCAAGTAGGGTTTGTGGTAGTCAACTTTAAATTGGGAGAGTGA
- a CDS encoding RNA polymerase sigma factor has protein sequence METEVLPESMSDEELVRKIARQNDALLFAVLYDRYAQRVYNKCYSFSNSQAEAQDLTQDVFLMLFVKLSSFKGKSKFSTWVYAFTYNFCVNYVNRNKQRLMSDKSDSISQSTKPIPVMDDDAEIANMRSEKLKKALNLVDPEDKKILLLKYQDDISIKELTSILDIGESAVKMRLKRAKSRIVEAYNKIP, from the coding sequence TTGGAAACAGAAGTACTACCGGAATCAATGTCGGATGAAGAGCTTGTTCGCAAAATAGCGAGGCAGAATGATGCTTTGCTTTTTGCAGTGCTTTACGATAGGTATGCACAAAGGGTGTATAATAAGTGTTATAGTTTTTCCAATTCACAAGCTGAAGCACAAGACCTGACGCAGGATGTTTTTTTAATGCTTTTTGTTAAGCTTTCAAGTTTTAAAGGGAAATCAAAATTCTCTACTTGGGTGTATGCTTTTACTTATAACTTTTGTGTGAACTATGTAAATAGGAATAAGCAAAGGTTAATGAGCGATAAATCTGATTCTATTTCTCAATCAACAAAGCCTATCCCGGTAATGGATGATGATGCGGAGATAGCTAATATGCGTTCAGAAAAATTAAAAAAAGCTTTAAATTTAGTTGATCCTGAGGATAAAAAAATATTGCTTTTAAAATATCAAGACGACATATCGATAAAAGAACTTACTTCAATATTAGATATTGGGGAAAGTGCAGTGAAAATGAGGCTGAAACGAGCAAAGTCAAGAATAGTGGAAGCTTATAACAAAATACCATAA
- a CDS encoding c-type cytochrome domain-containing protein, with protein sequence MIALEFTTFLGRFHPLFVHLPIGFLFLAIVLEWYESFRKTEVKSKLIPIAWLLGALSAAGAAITGWFLGETGLYEEEYLFSHRWLGVALVIVAFIGWYLKSKPKAFPVKLQHGFNVLLLAMLFIEGHKGGNLTHGETYLTEYAPAPIQKLMGGAEEKDTLPKFATPDSVKVYADLVAPIFEAKCIGCHSDEIKRGGLNMSHPDSLRMGGESENVIAAGNTEGSELFKRITLPPKNIKFMPPTNNALTYDEIKTVEWWIEQGAPFEGSLASLKVTENIKPILLRRYGIDTNPKPWYETVQLQKLDSTKLSKLIQTGFQVKTLGPDNSLLDIKYSGSDLTKEKLSELEKVKEYVTWLSLANSNVSDEWLSSVSQFTNLTRLELEKTEISDKGVAHLSGLEHLEALNLYGTKVTDACLPYIEKISSLKRVYLWQTGVSPQTAKSTQENNEKLKIVIGKG encoded by the coding sequence ATGATAGCGTTAGAATTCACAACTTTTTTAGGGCGTTTTCACCCACTATTCGTACACCTTCCAATAGGCTTTCTCTTCCTAGCTATTGTACTGGAATGGTATGAGAGCTTTAGAAAAACCGAAGTCAAAAGTAAATTAATTCCAATAGCATGGTTACTAGGGGCACTAAGTGCCGCAGGAGCAGCCATTACAGGTTGGTTTTTGGGAGAAACAGGATTATATGAAGAAGAATATCTATTTTCTCACCGGTGGCTTGGTGTAGCTCTTGTAATAGTTGCATTTATAGGATGGTATTTAAAAAGCAAACCAAAAGCTTTCCCTGTTAAGCTACAGCATGGTTTTAATGTACTTCTCCTAGCTATGCTCTTCATTGAAGGCCACAAAGGAGGAAATTTAACGCATGGTGAAACCTATTTAACAGAATACGCACCTGCACCCATCCAAAAACTTATGGGTGGCGCAGAAGAAAAAGATACTCTTCCTAAATTTGCAACACCGGACTCTGTAAAAGTCTATGCTGATTTAGTAGCTCCAATTTTTGAGGCCAAATGCATAGGTTGTCATAGTGATGAAATAAAAAGAGGCGGACTTAACATGAGCCACCCTGATTCCTTAAGAATGGGTGGCGAGAGCGAGAACGTCATTGCAGCTGGCAATACGGAAGGAAGCGAATTATTCAAAAGAATTACACTTCCGCCTAAGAATATAAAATTCATGCCCCCTACCAACAACGCACTCACATATGATGAGATTAAAACCGTAGAGTGGTGGATCGAGCAAGGCGCCCCTTTTGAAGGTTCCCTTGCAAGTTTAAAGGTTACCGAAAATATTAAACCTATTTTACTAAGGAGATATGGCATTGATACTAATCCAAAACCATGGTATGAAACCGTACAACTTCAAAAATTAGATAGCACCAAACTATCAAAATTAATACAAACTGGTTTTCAAGTTAAAACTTTAGGTCCTGACAATTCCTTATTGGACATTAAATACTCAGGTTCCGATCTTACCAAAGAGAAACTCTCTGAGCTTGAAAAAGTAAAAGAATACGTTACTTGGCTATCCCTTGCCAATAGTAATGTTTCTGATGAATGGCTTTCTAGCGTTTCGCAATTCACTAACCTGACCCGTTTGGAACTAGAGAAAACAGAAATATCAGATAAGGGAGTAGCACATTTATCCGGATTAGAGCATTTAGAGGCGCTTAATCTTTACGGCACCAAAGTAACGGATGCTTGCCTACCTTATATAGAGAAAATTAGTAGCCTTAAACGTGTTTATCTTTGGCAAACAGGCGTAAGCCCACAAACTGCCAAAAGCACGCAAGAAAACAACGAGAAGTTAAAAATTGTAATTGGAAAAGGCTAA
- the nhaD gene encoding sodium:proton antiporter NhaD: METIIIIVFLAGYLAITLEHNLKIDKLIPALAMMAILWAIIALTHMDVFEVNTQLRELEPTHLDEILLHHLGKTAEILVFLLGAMTIVEIIDYFDGFATIKGFIRTKSKRKLLWLFSILAFILSAIIDNLTATIVLITILQKVIKDRETRLWFAGMIIITANAGGAWSPIGDVTTTMLWIANKVSALQLVEHVLLPSIVCMVVPVLIASRFKAFSGNLESDMNTLEEPKSRYGATMLYLGLSAIVFVPFFKTVTHLPPYVGMMLSLAVVATFAEIYSNSKFSISNVEGEGDDTTGHHSPVHHSLSKIELPSILFFLGILLAVAALESLGMLFHYAESLNEAIPNTDIVVMLFGIGSAVIDNVPLVAASLGMFSEPMDNPLWHFIAYSAGTGGSMLIIGSAAGVVAMGMEKIDFFWYLKKIAWLALVGFVSGAVTFILLRDFVLNA; encoded by the coding sequence ATGGAGACCATTATTATCATTGTATTCCTCGCAGGTTATCTTGCGATTACCCTTGAACATAACCTTAAAATTGACAAGCTAATTCCGGCTCTTGCCATGATGGCTATTCTTTGGGCTATAATTGCTTTAACCCATATGGATGTCTTTGAGGTTAATACGCAGCTTAGGGAGCTCGAACCCACCCATCTTGATGAAATTCTACTGCATCACTTAGGGAAAACGGCAGAAATTCTAGTCTTTTTGTTAGGGGCGATGACCATTGTAGAAATCATTGATTATTTTGATGGTTTTGCTACTATTAAAGGTTTTATTCGAACTAAAAGTAAACGAAAGCTGTTATGGTTGTTTTCGATATTGGCCTTTATTCTTTCGGCTATAATAGACAATTTAACTGCAACAATCGTATTGATTACCATATTACAAAAGGTAATTAAAGATAGGGAAACACGCTTGTGGTTTGCCGGTATGATAATTATTACCGCCAATGCAGGAGGTGCATGGTCGCCAATTGGTGATGTGACAACAACGATGTTGTGGATCGCAAACAAAGTGTCTGCTTTGCAGTTAGTGGAGCACGTTCTTCTGCCTTCTATAGTTTGTATGGTAGTACCTGTATTAATAGCTAGTAGATTTAAGGCATTTAGTGGTAATCTTGAAAGTGATATGAACACTTTGGAGGAACCAAAGTCTAGATACGGGGCAACAATGTTGTATTTGGGTTTGAGCGCTATTGTGTTTGTGCCTTTCTTTAAAACGGTTACTCATTTACCTCCTTACGTTGGGATGATGCTTTCATTGGCAGTTGTAGCTACGTTTGCCGAAATTTATAGTAATTCAAAATTCAGTATTTCAAATGTAGAAGGTGAAGGCGATGATACAACAGGACACCATAGCCCTGTGCATCATTCACTTTCAAAAATAGAACTACCTAGTATATTATTCTTCTTAGGAATATTATTGGCGGTTGCAGCTTTAGAGTCTTTAGGTATGTTGTTTCATTATGCAGAAAGTTTAAATGAGGCTATTCCTAATACGGACATTGTTGTAATGTTATTTGGTATTGGTTCTGCTGTTATTGACAACGTTCCTTTAGTTGCGGCTAGTTTAGGGATGTTCTCGGAGCCAATGGATAATCCGCTATGGCATTTCATTGCGTATTCAGCTGGTACAGGTGGTAGTATGTTGATTATCGGATCTGCTGCGGGTGTTGTTGCAATGGGAATGGAGAAGATAGATTTCTTCTGGTATTTGAAGAAAATAGCATGGTTGGCATTGGTCGGTTTTGTTTCAGGAGCCGTAACTTTTATTTTATTAAGAGATTTTGTGTTGAACGCATAA